In Persicimonas caeni, a single window of DNA contains:
- a CDS encoding efflux RND transporter periplasmic adaptor subunit, which translates to MSDIQPQDMQPDQEPAPDATAPSEKEHKSGSWKLTLLICVVILAAAGGIVALTFSTEPTAQKSGATKKTAMLVEVTSVERGDYRPEIVAQGTVEPAQDVVLRPQVGGRITELAPAFTPGGYVAQGDLLVRIEPADFRHVLAQRKSDLRQALSELAVEKGRTEAAKVEYDYIDEELEPENEALVLRKPQLEAAKERVSAARAAVEQAELDLRRTSVEAPFDAHIIRRDANVGSQVSPNESIGRLVGVDEYWVGVELPLSKLRWVEVARNGEDSPEGSKVRVRNRQAWPKDAFRTGHLFRTVGALDAQTRMARVLATIPDPLARQSTDDGQPKQPLMIGEFVEVTIEGKPVDNVVRLDRDYVRANDTVWVMKDGKLEVRPVDIAVRDAQYAYITDGLDDGEQVVTTNLSTVVDGSPLRLDGAEHNNAEQDGAEQDGAEQEDAEQEGAGDE; encoded by the coding sequence GTGTCCGATATACAGCCCCAAGACATGCAGCCCGACCAAGAGCCTGCTCCCGACGCGACGGCGCCCTCCGAAAAGGAGCACAAGTCCGGCAGCTGGAAGCTCACGCTGCTCATCTGCGTGGTCATCTTGGCCGCCGCCGGCGGCATCGTCGCGCTGACCTTCTCGACCGAGCCGACCGCCCAGAAGAGCGGCGCGACCAAAAAGACGGCCATGCTCGTCGAGGTCACCAGCGTCGAGCGCGGCGATTACCGTCCCGAGATCGTCGCCCAGGGGACCGTCGAGCCGGCCCAGGACGTCGTGCTGCGCCCGCAAGTCGGCGGTCGCATCACCGAGCTCGCCCCGGCGTTCACCCCCGGCGGCTACGTCGCCCAAGGCGACCTGCTCGTGCGCATCGAGCCGGCCGACTTCCGCCATGTCCTCGCCCAGCGCAAGAGCGACCTTCGCCAGGCGCTCAGCGAGCTGGCCGTCGAGAAGGGGCGCACCGAAGCTGCCAAGGTCGAGTACGACTATATCGACGAAGAGCTCGAGCCCGAAAACGAGGCCCTCGTGCTGCGCAAACCGCAGCTCGAGGCGGCCAAAGAGCGCGTCAGCGCCGCTCGCGCCGCCGTCGAGCAGGCCGAGCTCGACCTTCGCCGCACGAGCGTCGAGGCGCCCTTCGACGCCCACATCATCCGACGCGACGCCAACGTCGGCTCGCAGGTCTCACCCAACGAAAGCATCGGGCGCCTCGTCGGCGTCGACGAGTACTGGGTCGGCGTCGAGCTCCCGCTGTCGAAGCTTCGCTGGGTCGAAGTCGCCCGCAACGGCGAGGACAGCCCCGAGGGCTCCAAGGTCCGCGTGCGCAACCGTCAGGCGTGGCCCAAAGACGCTTTCCGCACAGGCCACCTCTTCCGCACCGTCGGCGCCCTCGACGCGCAAACCCGCATGGCTCGCGTGCTCGCCACGATCCCCGACCCGCTCGCCCGCCAGAGCACGGACGACGGCCAACCCAAGCAGCCGCTGATGATCGGTGAGTTCGTCGAGGTGACCATCGAGGGCAAGCCCGTCGACAACGTGGTGCGCCTCGACCGCGATTACGTGCGCGCCAACGACACCGTCTGGGTCATGAAGGACGGCAAGCTCGAGGTGCGCCCGGTCGACATCGCCGTGCGCGACGCCCAATACGCCTATATCACCGACGGGCTCGACGACGGCGAGCAGGTCGTGACCACCAACCTCTCCACGGTCGTCGACGGCTCGCCGCTTCGCCTCGACGGAGCCGAGCACAACAACGCCGAGCAAGACGGAGCCGAGCAAGACGGAGCCGAGCAAGAAGACGCCGAGCAGGAAGGAGCCGGCGATGAGTAG
- a CDS encoding nucleoside deaminase, which yields MTMTDIDKAHLRRCIELAAEAVERGDDPFGSLLVGADGEVLAERSNEVCTTGDVTAHPELALASWASRHLSAEVRAQATMYTSGEHCAMCAAAHVWAGIGRLVFVLSGEMIRQFGSAEAVSIDLSAREVVARSNVDVQVDGPCEELVEAAGGLFGEG from the coding sequence ATGACGATGACAGATATCGACAAAGCGCACCTTCGCCGGTGCATCGAATTGGCCGCCGAGGCGGTCGAGCGGGGCGACGACCCCTTCGGCTCGCTGCTCGTGGGCGCGGACGGCGAGGTGCTCGCCGAGCGCTCGAACGAGGTGTGCACCACGGGGGACGTGACCGCGCATCCCGAGCTCGCCCTGGCGAGTTGGGCGTCGCGTCACTTGAGCGCCGAGGTGCGGGCGCAGGCGACGATGTACACGAGCGGCGAGCACTGCGCGATGTGCGCGGCGGCGCATGTGTGGGCGGGGATTGGCCGGCTCGTGTTCGTGTTGTCGGGCGAGATGATCCGCCAATTCGGCAGCGCCGAGGCGGTGTCGATCGACCTGAGCGCGCGCGAAGTCGTCGCGCGGTCGAACGTCGACGTGCAGGTCGACGGGCCGTGTGAGGAGTTGGTCGAGGCGGCCGGGGGGTTGTTTGGCGAGGGGTGA
- a CDS encoding Ig-like domain-containing protein: MKRLIRAVIIALVFVCVGASSAWAQQPSILLGGNYHQYWKHVLDNLGYTYTISADEYPDPGNYDVLIMGFRGRGDSTRYDYSNWLASGGRMMVFSGSNYSQFTNWLGGYLDLSTAGTWERTDDCNPDWTRGSAHPITQYMPATYEFSDQFESYHVVHIDDNQTGNVQSLGTLCHGAPNDSSLTLREYANDGAFLYMSYLFADRGPTPDQAAVLQPAVRGFLEWRANKAPVANDDAVSTDEDQPVAIDVLGNDTDADGDTIGLDSVGTPSNGTTSVNAGMVTYTPAADFNGTDSFSYTVSDGNGGTATGTVTVTVNPVNDAPSFTSTPVTAVDEDQDYSYAITASDIDAGDSLSIGATTLPGWLSVQDNQDGTATLSGMPRNEHVGTHAVVLTVSDGAGGSDTQSFDIVVSNTNDAPVFTSTPVAAADEDLPYSYTATAQDDDAGDTLTIAATSLPGWLGFQDNGDGTATLSGTPRNEHVGTHSVTLRVNDVAGASDTQTFELVVANANDAPVFVAPTPEDGATLRVVEGGTLGETLAAEDEDAGDTLTFAVEPMPAGATLDASTGAFEWTPSWEDAGDYALTLSVTDGIASDTRSITVTVTFADADADGLPDSWEDENGLDSSTPDSDGDTISDSDEVGDDLADAIDTDGDGTIDALDEDSDEDAISDSDEAGDSDLTTEPVDTDGDGTPDYRDADSDDDGAEDGSDNCRLVNNPDQTDTDADGEGDACEDDADGDTVVDADDECPLVAGEGDDGCPVEDTTSEDTTSGAAEDDGCGCSSSNPARLPGNALMVFVLAGGLVVLRRRGRG; this comes from the coding sequence ATGAAACGCCTGATTCGCGCTGTTATCATCGCTCTGGTCTTTGTGTGTGTCGGCGCCTCGAGCGCGTGGGCTCAGCAGCCCAGTATTTTGTTGGGGGGAAATTACCACCAGTACTGGAAGCATGTGCTCGACAACTTGGGCTACACCTACACCATCAGCGCCGACGAGTACCCCGACCCGGGCAATTACGACGTGCTGATCATGGGGTTTCGCGGCAGAGGCGACTCCACCCGTTACGACTACAGCAACTGGCTCGCCTCGGGCGGGCGGATGATGGTCTTTTCGGGAAGCAACTACTCGCAATTCACCAACTGGCTCGGCGGCTATCTCGACCTGAGCACCGCCGGCACCTGGGAGCGCACGGACGACTGCAACCCGGATTGGACGCGCGGCAGCGCCCATCCGATTACGCAGTATATGCCGGCGACCTACGAGTTCTCCGATCAATTCGAGAGCTATCACGTCGTGCATATCGACGATAATCAGACCGGCAACGTTCAGTCGCTGGGCACGCTGTGCCACGGCGCCCCGAACGATTCGTCGTTGACCTTGCGCGAGTACGCCAACGACGGAGCGTTTCTGTACATGAGCTATCTTTTTGCCGATCGAGGGCCGACGCCCGACCAGGCTGCCGTGTTGCAGCCGGCGGTGCGCGGGTTCCTCGAGTGGAGGGCGAATAAGGCTCCTGTCGCAAACGACGACGCGGTGAGCACCGACGAGGACCAGCCCGTGGCGATCGACGTGCTCGGCAACGACACCGACGCCGACGGCGACACGATTGGCTTGGACAGCGTGGGAACGCCGTCGAACGGCACGACGAGCGTCAACGCAGGCATGGTCACCTACACGCCGGCGGCTGATTTCAACGGGACCGACTCGTTTAGCTACACGGTCAGTGACGGCAACGGGGGAACGGCGACGGGCACGGTGACCGTGACCGTCAACCCGGTCAATGACGCACCGAGCTTTACCTCGACGCCGGTCACGGCGGTCGACGAAGACCAAGACTACAGCTACGCGATTACGGCGAGCGACATCGACGCGGGCGACTCGCTGAGCATCGGAGCGACCACGCTTCCGGGGTGGCTCTCGGTCCAGGACAACCAAGACGGCACCGCCACGTTGTCGGGCATGCCGCGAAACGAGCACGTGGGCACCCACGCGGTGGTGTTGACCGTCAGCGACGGCGCGGGCGGTTCGGACACCCAGAGCTTCGACATCGTGGTGAGCAACACCAACGATGCGCCGGTGTTCACCTCGACGCCGGTGGCCGCGGCCGACGAGGACCTGCCCTACAGCTACACGGCCACCGCGCAGGACGACGACGCGGGCGACACGCTGACCATCGCGGCGACGAGCCTTCCGGGGTGGCTCGGGTTCCAAGACAACGGCGACGGCACCGCCACCTTGAGCGGCACGCCGCGCAACGAGCACGTGGGCACGCATAGCGTGACGCTTCGGGTCAACGACGTGGCCGGCGCCTCGGACACGCAGACCTTCGAGTTGGTCGTCGCCAACGCGAATGACGCGCCGGTCTTCGTGGCGCCGACCCCGGAGGACGGGGCGACGCTGCGCGTGGTCGAAGGGGGCACGCTGGGCGAGACGTTGGCCGCCGAGGATGAAGACGCCGGCGACACGCTCACCTTCGCAGTCGAGCCGATGCCGGCGGGGGCGACGCTCGACGCGAGCACCGGCGCGTTCGAGTGGACGCCGAGCTGGGAAGACGCGGGCGACTACGCGTTGACGCTGTCGGTCACCGACGGCATCGCGTCGGACACGCGCTCGATCACCGTCACGGTCACCTTTGCCGACGCCGACGCCGACGGTCTCCCCGACTCGTGGGAGGACGAAAACGGCCTCGACTCGAGCACGCCCGACAGCGACGGTGACACGATCTCGGATTCGGATGAGGTGGGCGACGATTTGGCCGACGCGATTGATACCGACGGCGACGGGACCATCGATGCGCTCGATGAGGACAGCGACGAAGACGCTATTTCCGACAGTGACGAGGCGGGCGATAGCGACCTGACAACGGAGCCGGTGGATACGGACGGCGACGGCACGCCGGACTATCGGGACGCCGACAGCGACGACGATGGCGCCGAAGATGGCAGCGACAACTGCCGATTGGTCAACAACCCCGACCAGACCGACACCGACGCCGATGGCGAAGGCGATGCCTGCGAAGACGATGCGGACGGCGACACCGTCGTCGATGCCGACGATGAGTGTCCGTTGGTGGCCGGTGAAGGGGACGACGGATGTCCGGTCGAAGACACCACGTCTGAAGACACCACGTCCGGCGCCGCCGAAGACGATGGGTGCGGCTGCTCGAGCAGCAACCCGGCTCGCCTGCCTGGCAACGCCTTGATGGTGTTCGTGCTCGCCGGTGGTTTGGTGGTGTTGCGCCGCCGCGGGCGCGGCTGA
- a CDS encoding efflux RND transporter permease subunit, translating to MSSPNSQPDAGAGEQRGPIAWMAKNPIAANLLMFLLLFGGLWTTTFIQKEVEPRYQLDVVEVSVTYPGAAPAEVETGILLPIEEAVRGVKGIKEISSTAWEGSGRVSIELVSGADRMVAFQDIDQAVSRIRTFPDDTEEPEVRLQAQEREVMQIGLYGEVDPWTLRKLGERLRDRLLSNPAITQVDLGRVPEYVTHVEIPASRLREYDLTLGEVADIIEESSQDVPAGDVQTSAGEILLRMKERKQWAEEFATIPIVTSASGTVVTLGNLADITDGFEEIGFHSKFNAQPSVSVAVYRIGDQSPLDISEAVRGVMDDFETSLPIGVEMRVDSSSADDYNDRLALLLENAFLAVIIVLTILALFLELRLAFWVMMGMTISFVGAILFLPMADVSINMISMFGFLVALGIVVDDAIVVGENIHEYREKGGDRLTAAIQATRDIARPVTFTILTTVVAFVPLLFIPGTTGKYWWPLPAVVITVLLVSLVEALFILPAHLGHKSRWEGSRLEEWLNAKQHTFARWFNKAVEDYFGPLLDKVLKYRYVTVTAALGLLAVVGGYGYSGHMGMVMMPEVAADEIEAGARLPVGTTPKQAAKTANEITASTQRMFEEHDLYRVAHGVKTNVRGGNFIDVEIVMRPPDERDMTANDVIKLWRDEIGDIAGVDQISFEAERGPGGWRQDIEVDLSHNDVDTLEKAAMAFKDRLDSFDASRDVTDNYNRGKTQFDLKLLPEGRALGLTPAVVGQQVRDAFFGALAMRQLRGTNEIEVRVKLPKEEREDLYFFQDFVVRTPDGTEVPLLDVAEVSRTEAFTSINRRDGRRVVTVSTDVEPKSAVTRVIESLQAEELPAIRADYPGLTWSFEGTQAEMRESTKALWGGFALAMLVVYSLLAVAFRSYVQPFIVLAAIPFGVIGAVIGHILLGYDLSLMSLMGIIALSGVVVNDSLIMIDYANKKRAHTSAFDAIHQAGIRRFRPILLTTLTTFGGLAPIILETSNQAKHLIPMAISLGFGIVFATSLLLLLVPSLYMILEDVMELLER from the coding sequence ATGAGTAGTCCGAACTCCCAGCCCGACGCAGGCGCCGGCGAACAACGCGGACCCATCGCCTGGATGGCCAAGAACCCCATCGCGGCCAACCTGCTGATGTTCCTGCTCCTCTTCGGCGGCCTCTGGACGACCACCTTCATCCAAAAGGAGGTCGAGCCGCGCTACCAACTCGACGTCGTCGAGGTCAGCGTCACCTACCCGGGCGCCGCCCCCGCCGAGGTCGAAACCGGCATCTTGCTGCCCATCGAAGAGGCCGTGCGCGGCGTCAAAGGCATCAAAGAGATCTCCTCGACCGCATGGGAAGGCTCCGGGCGAGTCTCCATCGAGCTCGTCTCCGGCGCCGACCGCATGGTCGCCTTCCAGGACATCGACCAGGCCGTCAGCCGCATCCGCACCTTCCCCGACGACACCGAAGAACCCGAGGTGCGCCTGCAGGCCCAGGAACGCGAGGTCATGCAGATCGGGCTGTACGGCGAGGTCGACCCGTGGACGCTGCGAAAGCTCGGCGAACGCCTGCGCGACCGGCTGCTGAGCAACCCGGCGATCACCCAGGTCGACCTGGGTCGCGTGCCCGAGTACGTCACCCACGTCGAAATCCCCGCCAGCCGGCTTCGCGAGTACGATCTCACCCTGGGCGAGGTCGCCGACATCATCGAGGAGTCGAGCCAAGACGTGCCCGCAGGCGACGTGCAGACCAGCGCCGGCGAGATCTTGCTGCGCATGAAGGAGCGCAAGCAGTGGGCCGAGGAGTTCGCCACCATCCCCATCGTCACCTCGGCGTCGGGCACCGTGGTCACTCTCGGCAACTTGGCCGATATCACCGACGGCTTCGAAGAGATCGGCTTTCACTCCAAGTTCAACGCCCAGCCCTCCGTGAGCGTGGCGGTCTACCGCATCGGTGACCAGTCGCCCCTCGACATCTCGGAGGCCGTGCGCGGGGTCATGGACGACTTCGAGACGTCCCTGCCCATCGGCGTCGAGATGCGCGTCGATAGCAGCAGCGCCGACGACTACAACGACCGGCTGGCGCTCCTGCTCGAGAACGCCTTCCTCGCCGTGATCATCGTGTTGACCATCTTGGCGCTCTTCCTAGAGTTGCGCCTGGCCTTCTGGGTCATGATGGGCATGACCATCTCGTTCGTCGGCGCGATCCTGTTTTTGCCGATGGCCGACGTGAGCATCAACATGATCTCGATGTTCGGCTTCCTCGTCGCCCTGGGCATCGTCGTCGATGACGCCATCGTCGTCGGCGAGAATATCCACGAGTACCGCGAGAAGGGGGGCGACCGTCTAACGGCGGCCATCCAGGCGACCCGCGACATCGCCCGCCCGGTCACGTTCACCATCCTGACGACGGTCGTCGCCTTCGTGCCGCTGTTGTTCATCCCGGGCACCACCGGCAAATACTGGTGGCCCCTGCCCGCGGTGGTCATCACCGTGCTCCTGGTCTCGCTCGTCGAGGCGCTCTTCATCCTGCCCGCCCACCTCGGCCACAAGTCGCGCTGGGAGGGCTCGCGCCTCGAAGAGTGGCTCAACGCCAAGCAGCACACCTTCGCGCGCTGGTTCAACAAGGCGGTCGAAGACTACTTCGGCCCCCTGCTCGACAAGGTGTTGAAGTACCGCTACGTCACCGTCACCGCCGCCCTGGGGCTCTTGGCGGTCGTCGGCGGCTACGGCTACAGCGGCCACATGGGCATGGTCATGATGCCCGAGGTCGCCGCCGACGAGATCGAGGCCGGCGCGCGCCTGCCGGTGGGCACGACCCCCAAGCAGGCCGCCAAGACGGCCAACGAGATCACCGCCTCGACCCAGCGCATGTTCGAGGAGCACGACCTGTACCGGGTCGCCCACGGGGTCAAAACGAACGTGCGCGGGGGCAACTTCATCGACGTCGAGATCGTCATGCGCCCTCCCGACGAGCGCGACATGACCGCCAACGACGTCATCAAGCTGTGGCGAGACGAGATCGGCGACATCGCCGGCGTCGACCAGATCAGCTTCGAGGCCGAGCGCGGCCCGGGCGGCTGGCGCCAGGACATCGAGGTCGACCTGAGCCACAACGACGTCGACACCCTCGAGAAGGCCGCCATGGCCTTTAAAGATCGCCTCGACAGCTTCGACGCCTCGCGCGACGTCACCGACAACTACAACCGCGGCAAGACCCAGTTCGACCTGAAGCTTCTGCCCGAGGGCCGCGCGCTCGGGCTGACCCCGGCGGTGGTCGGCCAGCAGGTGCGCGACGCCTTCTTCGGCGCCCTGGCCATGCGCCAATTGCGCGGCACCAACGAGATCGAGGTGCGCGTCAAGCTGCCCAAAGAGGAGCGCGAGGACCTGTACTTCTTCCAGGACTTCGTGGTGCGCACACCCGACGGCACCGAGGTCCCCCTGCTCGACGTCGCCGAGGTCAGCCGCACCGAGGCGTTCACCAGCATCAACCGGCGCGACGGCCGCCGCGTGGTCACGGTGAGCACCGACGTCGAGCCCAAGAGCGCGGTCACCCGCGTCATCGAATCGCTGCAGGCCGAAGAACTGCCGGCCATCCGCGCCGACTACCCCGGCCTGACCTGGAGCTTCGAGGGCACCCAGGCCGAGATGCGCGAGTCGACCAAAGCCCTGTGGGGCGGCTTCGCCCTGGCCATGCTCGTGGTCTACTCGCTGCTCGCCGTCGCCTTCCGCAGCTACGTCCAGCCGTTCATCGTCCTGGCCGCCATCCCGTTCGGCGTCATCGGCGCGGTCATCGGCCACATCCTGCTCGGCTACGACCTGTCGCTCATGAGCCTGATGGGCATCATCGCCCTGTCGGGCGTGGTGGTGAACGACTCGCTCATCATGATCGACTACGCCAACAAAAAACGCGCGCACACCAGCGCCTTCGACGCCATCCACCAGGCCGGCATCCGCCGCTTCCGCCCCATCTTGCTGACCACGCTGACCACCTTCGGCGGGCTCGCCCCGATCATCCTGGAGACGTCCAACCAGGCCAAACACCTCATCCCGATGGCCATCTCGCTGGGCTTCGGCATCGTGTTCGCCACCTCGCTCTTGTTGTTGCTGGTCCCCAGCCTCTACATGATCTTGGAGGATGTGATGGAGTTGTTGGAGCGCTGA
- a CDS encoding efflux transporter outer membrane subunit — protein MSRPPRARKSLFLLGTICLLSAHLGCSSTQYADKADEVVEAPDGSTPVDDLGADRWCSDFGQPGLDTTVERAWAGNMQLKAAWARLEQAEALAEIAEAPLWPTLAARAEAEYQDRQFGGAGISTSGGGPEPFWQISAAAAYEVDIWGRHRHRAKAADLEAEAAEAQARALAITLTSEVAEAWFDVIAQRERLELLEAQLKVSEDILAIIKQRLRRGLAGALDAAQQEANVESLRGQVSEARGLLETSQNRLAVLVGEPPEGEDFVDAATLPAVEPIADAGVPANLLERRPDVRASYLLLEAADERTAAAVADRLPRLQLTASIGFQAEQLAKLFEQLFWSIGAGISQSLFEGGRLRAEVEFSEAVAKEQLYLYADTLLEAMREVRDALVLEANQRERIESLRRELDIAESVVDLARKRYSTGAVEYLRVLTGLQELQQVQRALITARRQQLSNRISLCRALGGSWVEDVEPSIQPDD, from the coding sequence ATGTCCAGACCTCCGAGAGCTCGGAAATCGCTCTTCTTATTGGGCACCATCTGCCTTCTGAGCGCGCATCTCGGCTGCTCGTCGACCCAATATGCCGACAAGGCCGACGAGGTCGTCGAAGCGCCCGACGGCTCGACGCCCGTCGACGACCTGGGCGCCGACCGGTGGTGCAGCGACTTCGGCCAGCCGGGCCTCGACACGACCGTCGAGCGCGCTTGGGCGGGCAATATGCAGCTCAAGGCCGCATGGGCGCGCCTCGAGCAGGCCGAGGCGCTCGCCGAGATCGCCGAGGCGCCGCTGTGGCCTACCTTGGCTGCGCGCGCCGAGGCCGAATACCAGGACCGCCAATTCGGCGGCGCGGGTATCTCGACCAGCGGCGGCGGCCCCGAGCCCTTCTGGCAAATCTCGGCCGCGGCCGCCTACGAGGTCGACATCTGGGGCCGCCACCGCCACCGCGCCAAGGCCGCCGACCTGGAGGCCGAAGCCGCCGAGGCACAGGCCCGCGCGCTGGCCATCACCCTGACCTCCGAGGTCGCCGAGGCCTGGTTCGACGTCATCGCCCAACGCGAGCGCCTCGAACTCCTCGAGGCGCAACTGAAAGTCTCCGAAGACATCCTCGCCATCATCAAGCAGCGCCTTCGCCGCGGACTCGCCGGCGCCCTCGACGCCGCCCAGCAAGAAGCGAACGTCGAGTCGCTGCGCGGACAGGTCTCCGAGGCTCGCGGGCTGCTCGAAACGAGCCAAAACCGGCTCGCCGTGCTCGTGGGCGAGCCCCCCGAGGGCGAAGACTTCGTCGACGCGGCCACTCTGCCCGCCGTCGAGCCCATCGCCGACGCCGGCGTGCCGGCCAACCTCCTGGAGCGCCGCCCCGACGTGCGCGCCTCGTACCTGCTGCTCGAAGCCGCCGACGAGCGCACCGCCGCCGCCGTGGCCGACCGGCTCCCGCGCCTGCAACTGACCGCCTCCATCGGCTTTCAGGCCGAGCAACTCGCCAAACTCTTCGAGCAGCTCTTCTGGAGCATCGGCGCGGGCATCTCGCAGTCGCTCTTCGAGGGCGGCCGGCTGCGCGCCGAGGTCGAGTTCAGCGAGGCGGTCGCCAAAGAGCAGCTCTACCTGTACGCCGACACCCTGCTCGAGGCGATGCGCGAGGTGCGCGACGCCCTCGTCCTGGAGGCCAACCAACGCGAGCGCATCGAGAGCCTGCGCCGCGAGCTCGACATCGCCGAGTCGGTCGTCGACCTGGCGCGCAAGCGCTACAGCACCGGCGCGGTCGAGTACCTGCGCGTGCTCACCGGCCTCCAAGAGCTCCAGCAGGTCCAGCGAGCCTTGATCACCGCGCGCCGACAGCAGTTGAGCAACCGCATCAGCCTTTGCCGCGCCCTGGGCGGCAGCTGGGTCGAAGACGTCGAGCCATCGATTCAACCTGACGACTGA
- a CDS encoding ATP-binding protein, whose product MVSLRSSYRSLVDFLLAPKLATPFKIDQYRAELAVNTLLCVFAWSLAASAAVGWWVGAWPLAGLVAAGAALCVVAALVLRLTDKLLWVGAGFGVALAGLWTATAWMSGGLGSFAAGWILAVVFVGLVFGGRKLGGAFAALVAVLCGALYAGAPPLDAGALDAAQVAKLDLVGVGGLGVGLVALGILRERFIDWLVISVRQIAAEANTFVQTAPVGLVAFDMDGQIFRSNDASGDIFGHDGYEALIEANVHELLDDLELGAFKRQTEEVSGERRGRDERSDNEGPTTVQTTGRRADGTTFLAEIAGSRLPDDSGVLLAVRDITEREAYQQKLRTARDEALEASRAKSAFLANMSHELRTPLNAVIGYSEMLIEEAEFAHDDGAEPPRLIDFLPDLDRIRTAGKHQLALIDDILDLSKIEAGKMDFHYQQIDVPRLLDDLVATVRPLATQNANELELHIDARVDAMRSDLTKIRQVLLNLLSNACKFTDGGTISLTARPDGDDMLVFTVSDNGIGMSDEQLARVFEAFTQADESTTRRFGGTGLGLTIAEHFCRELGGDISVDSKLGEGTDFHVRLPVEHGP is encoded by the coding sequence ATGGTCTCGCTTCGCTCGTCGTACCGGTCGCTCGTCGACTTTCTCCTCGCCCCCAAACTCGCGACGCCGTTCAAGATCGATCAATATCGCGCAGAACTCGCGGTAAACACGCTATTGTGCGTCTTTGCCTGGAGCCTCGCCGCATCGGCCGCCGTCGGCTGGTGGGTCGGGGCGTGGCCGCTCGCCGGGCTCGTCGCCGCGGGGGCGGCGCTGTGTGTGGTCGCCGCGCTCGTCCTGCGCCTGACCGACAAACTCTTGTGGGTGGGCGCCGGCTTCGGCGTCGCGTTGGCCGGCCTGTGGACGGCGACCGCCTGGATGAGCGGGGGCCTGGGGAGCTTCGCCGCCGGCTGGATTCTAGCGGTGGTCTTCGTCGGGCTCGTCTTCGGCGGGCGCAAGCTCGGCGGCGCGTTCGCCGCGCTCGTCGCCGTGCTGTGCGGCGCGCTCTACGCCGGCGCGCCTCCTCTCGACGCCGGCGCCCTCGACGCCGCCCAGGTCGCCAAGCTCGATCTCGTGGGCGTGGGTGGGCTCGGCGTCGGGCTCGTGGCGCTGGGCATCCTGCGCGAGCGGTTCATCGACTGGCTCGTCATCTCGGTGCGCCAGATCGCCGCCGAGGCGAATACCTTCGTGCAGACCGCGCCGGTGGGGCTGGTCGCCTTCGACATGGACGGCCAGATCTTTCGCAGCAACGACGCCTCGGGCGATATCTTCGGCCACGACGGCTACGAAGCCCTCATCGAGGCCAACGTGCACGAACTGCTCGACGACCTCGAGCTAGGCGCCTTCAAACGCCAGACCGAAGAGGTCTCCGGCGAACGCCGCGGCCGCGACGAGCGTAGCGACAACGAGGGGCCGACCACCGTGCAGACCACCGGCAGGCGCGCCGACGGGACGACCTTTCTGGCTGAAATCGCCGGCTCGCGGCTGCCCGACGACTCCGGGGTGCTCCTGGCGGTGCGCGACATCACCGAGCGCGAGGCCTACCAGCAAAAGCTTCGCACCGCGCGCGACGAAGCGCTCGAGGCGAGCCGGGCCAAGAGCGCCTTTTTGGCGAATATGAGCCACGAGCTGCGCACCCCGCTCAACGCGGTCATCGGCTACTCCGAGATGCTCATCGAGGAGGCCGAGTTCGCTCACGACGACGGCGCCGAGCCCCCTCGCCTCATCGACTTTCTGCCCGACCTCGACCGCATCCGCACCGCCGGCAAGCACCAACTCGCCCTCATCGACGACATCCTGGACCTCTCCAAGATCGAGGCGGGCAAGATGGACTTTCACTACCAGCAAATCGACGTGCCCCGGCTGCTCGACGACCTCGTCGCCACCGTCAGGCCGCTGGCCACCCAGAACGCCAACGAGCTCGAGCTGCACATCGACGCCCGGGTCGACGCGATGCGCTCGGACCTGACCAAAATCCGCCAGGTCCTGCTCAACCTGCTGAGCAACGCCTGCAAGTTCACCGACGGAGGCACCATCTCGCTGACCGCCCGCCCCGACGGCGACGACATGCTCGTGTTCACCGTCAGCGACAACGGCATCGGCATGAGCGACGAGCAACTCGCCCGCGTCTTCGAGGCGTTCACGCAGGCCGACGAATCGACCACCCGCCGCTTCGGCGGCACCGGCCTGGGGCTGACGATCGCCGAGCACTTCTGCCGCGAGCTCGGCGGCGACATCTCGGTCGACTCGAAACTCGGCGAGGGCACCGATTTTCACGTGCGCCTGCCGGTCGAACACGGCCCCTGA